One segment of Corynebacterium atrinae DNA contains the following:
- the recF gene encoding DNA replication/repair protein RecF (All proteins in this family for which functions are known are DNA-binding proteins that assist the filamentation of RecA onto DNA for the initiation of recombination or recombinational repair.) gives MFIKSLDLRDFRSWAELTLELEPGITLFVGRNGFGKTNIVEALGYAAHLSSHRVSHDAPLVRSGASNARISATAVNQGRELTAHLLIKPHAANQAQINRTKLGYPREILGVVKTVLFAPEDLALVRGEPAERRRYLDDIIATRTPRLAGVKADYDKVLRQRNALLKSAGSALRRGYDDADGANVLATLDVWDGQLASFGSQVIAARRVLLAELAGHIHAAYAGIAPESREVSVSYRSTVDIEATDPELIEAEMLAELGRKRQREIERGISLVGPHRDDLLLHLGAEPAKGFASHGETWSYALSLRLAEFSLLRSDGTDPVLILDDVFAELDARRREKLVELAADAEQVLITVAVDGDLPANLSSLADAAVNRFTVSVEQCEGGRMSVLQEQP, from the coding sequence ATCTTCATCAAGAGCCTTGACCTGCGTGATTTCCGCTCCTGGGCGGAATTAACGCTGGAGCTGGAACCGGGAATTACCCTGTTCGTGGGCCGCAATGGCTTTGGCAAGACCAACATTGTCGAGGCCCTGGGCTACGCCGCCCACCTGAGTTCCCATCGGGTGTCCCATGACGCCCCGCTGGTGCGCTCCGGTGCGTCCAATGCTCGGATCTCCGCTACGGCCGTGAATCAGGGCCGCGAACTCACCGCTCACCTGCTGATCAAGCCGCATGCGGCGAATCAGGCGCAGATCAATCGCACGAAGTTGGGATATCCGCGCGAGATTCTCGGCGTGGTGAAGACGGTGTTGTTTGCCCCGGAGGATCTGGCGCTGGTCCGGGGTGAGCCGGCGGAGCGTCGGCGCTACCTCGACGACATCATCGCCACCCGTACTCCGCGCTTGGCCGGGGTCAAAGCGGATTATGACAAGGTGCTGCGCCAGCGCAATGCCCTCCTCAAATCCGCGGGGTCGGCGCTGAGGCGGGGCTATGACGACGCCGATGGCGCGAACGTGTTGGCCACCCTCGATGTGTGGGACGGCCAGCTGGCGAGCTTTGGGTCGCAGGTCATTGCCGCCCGTCGGGTGCTGCTCGCCGAGCTCGCCGGCCACATCCACGCGGCCTATGCGGGGATCGCCCCGGAGTCCCGCGAAGTCTCCGTGAGCTATCGGTCGACGGTAGACATCGAGGCCACCGATCCCGAGCTCATCGAAGCCGAAATGCTCGCTGAGCTGGGTCGAAAGCGCCAGCGGGAGATCGAGCGCGGGATATCCCTGGTCGGGCCCCACCGCGATGATCTCCTCCTCCACCTTGGCGCCGAACCCGCCAAGGGCTTCGCCTCCCACGGGGAGACCTGGTCCTATGCGCTGTCGCTGCGCCTCGCCGAGTTTTCGTTGTTGCGTTCCGATGGCACCGATCCCGTCCTCATCCTCGATGACGTCTTCGCCGAGCTCGATGCCCGCCGCCGCGAAAAGCTCGTCGAGCTCGCGGCCGACGCCGAGCAGGTGCTCATCACCGTCGCCGTCGACGGGGATCTGCCCGCCAACCTTTCGTCGCTTGCCGACGCCGCCGTCAACCGCTTCACGGTCTCCGTCGAACAATGCGAGGGCGGGCGGATGAGTGTGCTGCAGGAGCAACCATGA
- a CDS encoding DciA family protein encodes MTDPVSAAFEQMLKAAGKRAAAAPRQPVRKKKRTGRLSGPDGRAPRRPLDVDTFGSILGREIDNRGWKKGMAGGWVNGHWDELVGEKIAQHTKVEMIKETSLFITCDSTAWATNLRMMQRQILQVIAEKVGPGIITELKIFGPRAPSWRKGPLHVKGRGPRDTYG; translated from the coding sequence ATGACGGATCCAGTCTCCGCAGCCTTCGAGCAGATGCTCAAAGCGGCCGGGAAGCGGGCGGCGGCTGCGCCTCGGCAGCCGGTGCGGAAGAAGAAGAGGACCGGACGGCTCAGTGGGCCGGACGGGCGGGCGCCACGGCGCCCCCTGGACGTCGATACGTTTGGTTCCATCCTTGGGCGCGAGATCGACAATCGCGGCTGGAAGAAGGGGATGGCCGGAGGTTGGGTCAATGGCCACTGGGATGAGCTGGTCGGCGAGAAAATCGCGCAGCACACGAAGGTGGAAATGATCAAGGAAACGTCGCTGTTTATCACGTGTGATTCCACGGCCTGGGCGACAAACCTGCGGATGATGCAGCGACAGATCCTGCAGGTCATCGCGGAAAAAGTCGGCCCCGGCATCATCACCGAGTTGAAGATTTTTGGTCCCCGTGCCCCGAGTTGGCGGAAGGGCCCACTCCACGTCAAGGGTCGAGGACCCCGCGATACGTACGGATAA
- the gyrB gene encoding DNA topoisomerase (ATP-hydrolyzing) subunit B, translating into MANAEHNYDASSITILEGLEAVRKRPGMYIGSTGTRGLHHLVWEVVDNSVDEAMAGEATKVEVTLLHDGGVQVVDDGRGIPVEMHPSGAPTVQVVMTQLHAGGKFDSDSYAVSGGLHGVGISVVNALSTRVEADIKREGKHWLQNFNNAVPEDLVEGGNARGTGTTIRFWPDGEIFEDTEFNYDVIARRLQEMAFLNKGLTITLKDERVSEAELELEALAEEGDTAQPIDGSSFDDIEAEEAPAGAAPKTPKKREKKVVYHYPDGLVDYVNHLNKSKSVIHPSIVGFEAKGDDHEVEVAMQWNSGYKESVHTFANTINTHEGGTHEEGFRSALTSLVNKYARDHRLIKDKDPNVTGEDCREGIAAVVAVRVGDPQFEGQTKTKLGNTEIRSFVQRMVNSHVGDWLEANPAEAKAIVSKAVSSSQARIAARKARELVRRKSATDLGGLPGKLADCRSKDPSASELYIVEGDSAGGSAKAGRDSMYQAILPLRGKILNVEKARMDKVLKNAEVQAIITALGTGIHEEFDISRLRYHKIVLMADADVDGQHIATLLLTLLFRFMPQLIEEGHVYLANPPLYKLKWRSGEPGYAYSDAERDRELEEGLAAGRKINTDDGIQRYKGLGEMNPSELWETTLDPHTRLLRRVDLLDAQRADELFSILMGDDVAARRSFITRKAKDVRFLDV; encoded by the coding sequence GTGGCAAACGCTGAACACAATTACGACGCGTCATCGATCACGATTCTCGAGGGTCTTGAAGCCGTCCGTAAACGCCCCGGCATGTACATCGGTTCGACCGGTACCCGCGGCCTTCACCACCTGGTGTGGGAGGTCGTGGACAACTCGGTCGATGAGGCGATGGCTGGTGAGGCCACCAAGGTCGAGGTCACCTTGCTCCACGACGGCGGAGTCCAGGTCGTCGATGACGGCCGCGGCATCCCCGTCGAAATGCACCCGTCCGGAGCACCAACTGTCCAGGTCGTCATGACCCAGTTGCACGCCGGCGGCAAGTTCGATTCCGATTCCTATGCTGTCTCCGGTGGCCTCCACGGCGTCGGTATCTCGGTTGTTAACGCGCTGTCGACCCGCGTTGAGGCGGATATCAAGCGCGAGGGCAAGCACTGGCTGCAGAACTTCAACAACGCCGTGCCCGAGGATCTCGTCGAGGGTGGCAACGCCCGGGGCACCGGCACCACGATTCGGTTCTGGCCGGACGGTGAGATCTTCGAAGATACCGAGTTCAACTACGACGTCATCGCGCGCCGCCTGCAGGAGATGGCCTTCCTCAACAAGGGCCTGACCATCACGCTCAAGGATGAGCGCGTCTCCGAGGCAGAACTCGAGTTGGAGGCTCTCGCCGAGGAAGGTGACACCGCCCAGCCGATCGACGGTTCCTCCTTCGATGACATCGAGGCGGAGGAGGCCCCGGCCGGTGCTGCTCCGAAGACACCGAAGAAGCGGGAAAAGAAGGTCGTCTACCACTACCCCGACGGCCTGGTCGACTACGTCAATCACTTGAACAAGTCGAAGTCGGTCATCCACCCGTCGATCGTCGGCTTCGAAGCCAAGGGCGATGACCACGAGGTTGAAGTGGCTATGCAGTGGAACTCCGGCTACAAGGAGTCCGTGCACACCTTTGCCAACACCATCAACACCCATGAGGGTGGCACCCACGAAGAGGGTTTCCGCTCTGCACTGACGTCGCTGGTGAACAAGTACGCCCGCGATCACCGGCTGATCAAGGACAAGGATCCCAACGTCACCGGCGAGGATTGCCGTGAGGGCATCGCCGCCGTCGTTGCGGTCCGCGTGGGCGACCCGCAGTTCGAGGGCCAGACGAAGACGAAGCTGGGTAACACCGAGATCCGGTCCTTTGTCCAGCGCATGGTCAACTCCCATGTCGGTGACTGGCTGGAGGCCAACCCTGCGGAGGCCAAGGCCATCGTGAGCAAGGCCGTGTCCTCCTCGCAGGCGCGTATTGCTGCCCGCAAGGCGCGCGAATTGGTGCGCCGGAAGTCCGCGACCGATCTTGGTGGTCTGCCCGGTAAGTTGGCTGATTGCCGCTCCAAGGATCCGAGCGCTTCCGAGCTCTACATCGTGGAGGGTGACTCCGCAGGTGGTTCCGCAAAGGCGGGCCGTGACTCCATGTACCAGGCAATTTTGCCGCTGCGAGGAAAGATCCTCAACGTGGAGAAGGCCCGCATGGATAAGGTGCTCAAGAACGCCGAAGTCCAGGCCATCATCACCGCGCTGGGCACCGGCATCCACGAGGAATTTGATATCTCGCGCCTGCGCTACCACAAGATCGTCCTCATGGCTGACGCCGACGTCGATGGCCAGCACATCGCGACCCTGTTGCTGACCCTGCTGTTCCGCTTCATGCCGCAGCTGATCGAGGAAGGCCACGTCTACCTGGCCAATCCGCCGCTGTACAAGCTCAAGTGGCGTTCGGGCGAGCCCGGTTACGCCTACTCCGACGCTGAGCGCGACCGGGAGCTGGAAGAGGGCCTGGCCGCTGGCCGCAAGATCAACACCGACGACGGAATCCAGCGCTACAAGGGCCTGGGCGAGATGAACCCCTCCGAGCTGTGGGAGACGACTCTCGACCCGCACACTCGTCTGCTGCGCCGCGTGGATCTGCTTGACGCCCAGCGAGCCGACGAGCTCTTCTCCATCCTCATGGGTGATGATGTGGCGGCTCGCCGTTCCTTCATCACCCGCAAGGCGAAGGACGTCCGTTTCCTCGACGTCTAG
- a CDS encoding DUF6918 family protein — protein sequence MSDLSQLLNDDKRPAVVADLAAFADATVSAQSGITGAAIKGAVGAAKEVDGDIMTKGARRTLPEILGDLQPHWQAYQEDPAGAADFGTFLEGRRDQVVDSLMGVADRNAEQITVPALAKAYNALRGKGAKVLEPTVPEFGRLLEKHMI from the coding sequence ATGTCCGATTTGTCCCAGTTGCTCAATGATGACAAACGCCCGGCCGTCGTCGCCGACCTGGCCGCTTTCGCCGACGCAACTGTTTCTGCCCAGTCCGGCATCACCGGCGCCGCCATCAAGGGCGCAGTCGGCGCAGCGAAGGAGGTGGACGGTGACATCATGACTAAGGGAGCTCGCCGCACGCTGCCGGAGATCCTCGGTGACCTCCAACCCCACTGGCAGGCCTACCAAGAAGATCCCGCCGGGGCAGCCGACTTCGGTACCTTCCTCGAAGGCCGACGCGACCAGGTCGTCGATTCGCTGATGGGCGTGGCTGACCGCAACGCCGAGCAAATCACCGTCCCGGCGTTGGCCAAGGCCTACAACGCCCTGCGCGGCAAGGGTGCCAAGGTGCTGGAGCCGACCGTCCCCGAGTTCGGCCGACTCCTGGAAAAGCACATGATCTAG
- a CDS encoding TetR family transcriptional regulator, which yields MRPLSPEQLLLVADEFCEFHRCQVRSFSALVAAAVVPGARLDGVWVHASVPTAAAALEETVVQLQPLDRHNTEFGALCREVYLHWAT from the coding sequence ATGCGTCCACTGAGTCCCGAACAACTCCTGCTCGTCGCCGACGAATTCTGCGAGTTCCATCGCTGCCAGGTTCGATCCTTCTCGGCCCTCGTCGCCGCAGCGGTCGTGCCCGGCGCCCGCCTCGATGGGGTGTGGGTGCACGCCTCCGTGCCGACGGCGGCTGCCGCCCTGGAGGAGACGGTGGTTCAGCTTCAGCCGCTGGACAGGCACAATACGGAGTTCGGGGCGCTGTGCCGTGAGGTATATCTCCATTGGGCGACATAA
- a CDS encoding CopG family transcriptional regulator has product MAMTLRLTPEQDRALTLLAEAQGSSKHEAAVRAILSSASRLLNDAAVAQLAHDLIPGRAALEARLRQARG; this is encoded by the coding sequence ATGGCGATGACCCTACGTTTAACCCCGGAACAAGACCGCGCGCTCACCCTCCTCGCCGAGGCCCAAGGCTCCAGCAAGCACGAGGCCGCCGTCCGCGCCATCCTCAGCTCAGCGTCCCGCCTGCTTAACGACGCCGCCGTGGCCCAACTCGCCCACGACCTCATCCCCGGCCGCGCGGCCCTCGAGGCCCGCCTGCGGCAGGCCCGGGGATAG
- the gyrA gene encoding DNA gyrase subunit A, translating to MSDDNTGGEDLFDRILPIDINEEMQTSYIDYAMSVIVGRALPEVRDGMKPVHRRIMYAMFDSGYRPERGYVKSARPVSDTMGQFHPHGDVAIYDTLVRLAQPWNMRYPLVDGQGNFGSRGNDGPAAMRYTECKMSPLAMEMVRDIRENTVNFSPNYDGKTMEPDVLPARVPNLLMNGSGGIAVGMATNIPPHNLNELADAIYWLLENFDADEKEALEACMSFVKGPDFPTSGLIVGDSGIKDAYTTGRGSIRMRGVTSIEETNNRQTIVITELPYQVNPDNLIANIAEQVASGKLAGISKIEDESSDRVGLRIVVTLKRDAVPRVVLNNLFKHSQLQTNFGANMLSIVDGVPRTLRLDQMLRYYVAHQIEVIVRRTQFRLDEKEERAHVLRGLVKALDMLDEVIALIRRSPTVEEARSGLMSLLDVDEIQADHILAMQLRRLAALERQKIVDELAEVELKIADLKDILAKPERQRSIVHDELEEIVNKYGDERRTQIIAATGDVSEEDLIARENVVVTITSTGYAKRTKVDAYKSQRRGGKGVRGAELKQDDVVRHFFVSSTHDWILFFTNFGRVYRLKAYELPETSRTARGQHVANLLEFQPEERIAQVIQLQSYEDAPYLVLATAHGRVKKSRLTDYESARSAGLIAINLNENDRLIGAALCSEDDDLLLVSEQGQSIRFSSDDEQLRPMGRATAGVKGMRFRGDDQLLAMCVVRDGEYLLVATSGGYGKRTALSEYTSQGRGGLGVVTFKYTPKRGRLIGALAVDEDDEILAITSVGGVIRTEVNQIRPSSRATMGVRLVNLEDGVELLAIDKNVEGEGEEQAEAVAKGVADGPADLAKKNQTTLDDLTEDEE from the coding sequence ATGAGCGACGATAACACCGGAGGAGAAGACCTCTTCGACCGGATTCTCCCCATCGATATCAATGAGGAGATGCAGACCAGCTACATCGATTACGCGATGTCCGTCATCGTGGGTCGCGCCCTGCCGGAGGTCCGCGACGGCATGAAGCCGGTGCACCGCCGCATCATGTACGCCATGTTTGACTCCGGCTACCGCCCCGAGCGCGGTTACGTGAAGTCGGCCCGCCCCGTGTCCGACACCATGGGACAGTTTCACCCGCACGGCGACGTCGCTATTTATGACACGCTGGTCCGTCTTGCCCAGCCGTGGAACATGCGCTACCCGCTGGTCGACGGCCAGGGCAACTTCGGTTCCCGTGGCAACGACGGCCCCGCCGCCATGCGTTACACCGAGTGCAAGATGTCGCCGCTGGCCATGGAAATGGTCCGCGACATCCGCGAGAACACCGTCAACTTCTCCCCGAACTACGACGGCAAGACCATGGAGCCCGACGTCCTGCCGGCGCGCGTGCCCAACCTCCTGATGAACGGCTCCGGCGGCATCGCCGTGGGCATGGCGACGAACATCCCGCCGCACAACCTCAACGAGCTCGCCGACGCCATTTACTGGCTCCTCGAGAATTTCGACGCCGATGAGAAGGAGGCCCTGGAGGCCTGTATGTCCTTCGTTAAGGGCCCCGACTTCCCGACCTCCGGGCTCATCGTCGGCGACTCCGGCATCAAGGACGCCTACACGACCGGACGCGGTTCGATCCGCATGCGCGGTGTCACCTCCATCGAGGAGACCAACAACCGCCAGACGATCGTCATCACCGAGCTCCCCTACCAGGTCAACCCCGATAACCTCATCGCCAACATCGCTGAGCAGGTAGCCTCGGGCAAGCTCGCGGGCATCTCCAAGATCGAGGACGAATCCTCCGACCGCGTGGGCCTGCGCATCGTGGTCACCCTCAAGCGCGACGCCGTGCCGCGCGTCGTGCTGAACAACCTGTTCAAGCACTCCCAGCTGCAGACCAACTTCGGCGCGAACATGCTCTCCATCGTTGATGGCGTGCCGCGCACCCTCCGCCTCGACCAGATGCTGCGCTACTACGTCGCGCACCAGATCGAGGTCATCGTCCGGCGCACCCAGTTCCGCCTCGACGAAAAGGAAGAACGCGCCCACGTCCTCCGCGGCCTGGTCAAGGCCCTCGACATGCTCGACGAGGTCATCGCCCTCATCCGTCGCTCCCCGACGGTGGAAGAGGCCCGTTCCGGCCTCATGTCGCTTCTCGACGTCGACGAGATCCAGGCCGACCACATCCTCGCGATGCAGCTGCGCCGCCTCGCCGCCCTCGAACGACAGAAGATCGTCGACGAGCTGGCCGAAGTCGAGCTCAAGATCGCCGACCTCAAGGACATCCTGGCCAAGCCCGAGCGCCAGCGCTCCATCGTCCACGACGAGCTCGAAGAGATCGTGAACAAGTACGGCGACGAACGCCGCACCCAGATCATCGCCGCCACCGGCGACGTGTCCGAGGAAGACCTCATTGCCCGCGAAAACGTCGTGGTCACCATCACCTCCACCGGCTACGCCAAGCGCACCAAGGTCGACGCCTACAAGTCGCAGCGCCGCGGCGGCAAGGGTGTGCGTGGAGCGGAACTCAAGCAGGACGACGTGGTCCGCCACTTCTTCGTTTCCTCCACCCACGACTGGATTCTCTTCTTCACCAACTTCGGCCGTGTCTACCGCCTCAAGGCCTACGAACTGCCCGAAACCTCCCGCACCGCCCGCGGCCAGCACGTGGCCAACCTGCTGGAGTTCCAACCGGAAGAGCGCATCGCCCAGGTCATCCAGCTCCAAAGCTACGAAGATGCCCCCTACCTCGTCCTGGCCACCGCCCACGGTCGTGTGAAGAAGTCCCGTTTGACGGACTATGAGTCCGCCCGCTCCGCTGGTTTGATTGCCATCAACCTCAACGAGAACGACCGCCTCATCGGCGCCGCCCTCTGCTCCGAGGACGACGACCTCCTCCTCGTCTCCGAGCAAGGCCAGTCCATCCGCTTCAGCTCCGACGACGAGCAGCTACGCCCCATGGGCCGCGCCACCGCCGGCGTGAAGGGCATGCGCTTCCGCGGCGACGACCAGCTCCTCGCCATGTGCGTCGTTCGCGACGGTGAATACCTCCTCGTGGCCACCTCCGGCGGCTACGGCAAGCGCACCGCGCTGAGCGAATACACCTCCCAGGGCCGCGGCGGCCTCGGCGTGGTCACCTTCAAGTACACCCCGAAGCGCGGTCGCCTTATCGGCGCTCTCGCCGTCGACGAAGACGACGAAATCCTCGCCATCACCTCCGTCGGCGGAGTCATCCGGACCGAGGTCAACCAGATCCGTCCTTCTTCTCGTGCCACGATGGGTGTGCGCCTGGTTAACCTCGAAGACGGCGTCGAACTGCTCGCCATCGACAAAAACGTTGAGGGCGAAGGCGAAGAACAAGCCGAAGCAGTGGCCAAGGGTGTCGCCGACGGACCCGCCGACTTGGCCAAGAAGAACCAAACCACCCTGGACGACCTCACCGAGGACGAGGAGTAG
- a CDS encoding DUF3566 domain-containing protein: protein MAKRDVTITRIAPLSAFRVALAMSLVGLVAWLLTVVLLYIGMDAAGVWDQVNSLIGDVGADQVIGFGLVISIAALLGAIWAILVTVLAPLGAIIYNAIVDLFGGLQMRLQEEA from the coding sequence ATGGCCAAGCGTGACGTAACGATCACCCGGATAGCCCCGCTCTCCGCGTTCCGAGTCGCCCTCGCCATGTCCCTCGTCGGACTCGTCGCCTGGCTCCTCACCGTCGTCCTGCTCTACATCGGCATGGACGCCGCCGGAGTCTGGGACCAAGTCAACTCCCTCATCGGCGACGTCGGCGCAGACCAAGTCATCGGGTTCGGGCTCGTCATCTCCATCGCAGCCCTCCTCGGCGCCATCTGGGCGATCCTCGTGACCGTCCTGGCCCCCCTCGGCGCCATCATCTACAACGCCATTGTCGACCTCTTCGGAGGCCTCCAAATGCGCCTGCAAGAAGAAGCCTAA
- a CDS encoding site-specific integrase, which produces MRDVEANGATKPKAERALKARVKERVGERDSKLGGDTRLRTLANRWWETIERRVVDGDLNQDTRREYIRYRDYVVEACGELAIRECTVDRLERAVLTKAGSRKRVRAEMKRTLTSMFSYAIRLGAVDHNPAANIDVGRDERDPTRALTLDELTEMRRRIHEYETTGGPRAKRASGAGAGGRPRAVYLMDVFDLQLALGCRIGELLALQWEDVADLEGNSPTVTINATLKWRSKAEGQRLGLPGGLYRQDKPKTEAGRRVVVIPAFAVVILRRLKSERVPGVPWIIATSEGTPRQPANVNTALRKARGPEFEWVTFHSLRRTNGTHITATTGNSLAAAKVLGHSNTRITEAAYTDWRHVNSDVSDVVQGLAPKVTYLNENVG; this is translated from the coding sequence ATGCGTGATGTAGAAGCCAATGGCGCAACTAAGCCGAAGGCTGAACGCGCCCTAAAGGCGAGGGTCAAGGAACGTGTCGGAGAACGTGACAGCAAACTTGGCGGCGACACTCGACTACGAACCCTTGCCAATCGATGGTGGGAGACCATCGAACGGCGCGTGGTTGACGGTGACCTTAACCAAGACACTCGCCGCGAATACATCCGCTACCGCGACTACGTGGTTGAGGCATGCGGGGAGCTAGCGATTAGAGAATGCACGGTAGACCGGCTAGAACGGGCTGTACTGACCAAGGCCGGTTCGAGGAAGCGTGTACGTGCGGAAATGAAACGTACCCTGACATCAATGTTCAGCTATGCGATCCGCTTAGGTGCTGTAGACCACAATCCGGCCGCCAACATCGACGTTGGCCGCGATGAACGTGACCCAACGCGAGCTCTCACCCTAGATGAACTCACTGAAATGCGTAGGCGCATCCATGAGTACGAAACCACAGGTGGCCCTCGCGCTAAAAGGGCTTCGGGCGCCGGAGCTGGTGGCCGTCCCCGTGCGGTCTATCTCATGGACGTATTTGACCTCCAGCTTGCCCTAGGGTGCCGTATTGGCGAGCTGCTAGCCCTTCAGTGGGAGGACGTGGCAGACCTAGAAGGCAACAGCCCCACCGTCACGATCAACGCAACTTTGAAGTGGCGTTCAAAGGCCGAAGGTCAGCGTCTTGGTCTGCCTGGGGGCCTGTATCGCCAAGACAAGCCCAAGACGGAGGCCGGGCGGCGTGTAGTGGTTATCCCAGCTTTCGCCGTCGTAATCCTCCGTCGGCTCAAGTCTGAACGCGTACCCGGTGTGCCATGGATCATTGCCACATCGGAGGGCACTCCACGACAACCTGCAAACGTGAATACCGCTTTGAGGAAGGCACGGGGACCGGAGTTTGAATGGGTGACATTCCACAGTCTCCGGCGAACAAACGGTACTCACATCACTGCAACCACCGGCAACTCGCTGGCCGCGGCCAAGGTCCTAGGCCATTCAAACACTCGTATCACTGAGGCTGCTTACACGGACTGGCGTCACGTCAATTCGGATGTATCCGATGTGGTCCAGGGCCTGGCTCCGAAGGTCACCTATTTAAATGAAAATGTGGGGTAA
- a CDS encoding helix-turn-helix transcriptional regulator, with protein sequence MAELQPKQDFTLIPAKMTAQHLGVSTQALAKMRMNGTGPAFIKIGARVLYHPDDITAYVDANRRTHTTPEVA encoded by the coding sequence ATGGCTGAGTTGCAGCCGAAACAAGACTTCACCCTCATCCCCGCAAAGATGACGGCCCAACATCTGGGAGTGTCCACCCAGGCCCTGGCCAAAATGCGTATGAACGGAACAGGGCCAGCGTTCATCAAGATCGGCGCCCGGGTGCTTTACCACCCCGATGACATCACCGCCTACGTCGATGCCAACCGCCGTACCCACACCACGCCCGAGGTGGCGTAG
- a CDS encoding AAA family ATPase yields the protein MTSPHLTTVPHVEDLAMGPEEAAAAFVEDLANQRIRSGTWLNNQVFDPLQWSVPNILPEGYAMLVAPPKAGKSWLVAGVGLACAAGGYALGGIRVEARPVLYFALEDGDRRLQDRFRKLEGCNFIPRAMHRILEVRDLNELVILAEHFQDLCLQDKTLPPLIIVDTLGKVNPGRKGNESQYDAEYGVGSRLQNLAKRVPGTTVLAVHHTNKGEHSDFLNSVSGTQGVTGACDAVLVLNRARKSDDAVLSITGRDIEHETEYAITSEAGKWVLKGGSLAEAEDAAQEVKADQVEAASRARYGDQTQAILRAVNDVGPGETITAKDVAEDLGIGNDMAGKYLRRLMKDGRIAKAGRGTYKPLSEVSEVSDSQVTGLKDSLFDSDNSDMSETDSPPISSLTSH from the coding sequence ATGACCTCCCCTCACCTCACTACCGTCCCCCACGTCGAAGACCTTGCCATGGGCCCCGAAGAAGCCGCCGCCGCGTTCGTAGAAGACCTTGCGAACCAACGGATCAGAAGCGGCACGTGGCTTAACAATCAGGTATTCGACCCCCTGCAATGGTCTGTCCCCAACATCCTCCCCGAGGGCTACGCCATGCTTGTCGCCCCACCGAAGGCTGGAAAGTCCTGGCTTGTCGCCGGAGTTGGGTTGGCGTGCGCCGCCGGGGGCTACGCACTAGGCGGCATCCGCGTGGAGGCGCGCCCCGTGCTCTATTTCGCCTTGGAAGACGGCGACCGGCGCCTACAAGATAGGTTCCGCAAGCTGGAGGGCTGTAACTTCATTCCCCGAGCCATGCACCGCATCCTAGAAGTCCGAGACCTCAACGAGCTAGTGATACTCGCTGAGCACTTTCAAGACCTGTGCTTACAAGACAAGACACTGCCCCCGCTCATTATCGTTGACACCCTTGGAAAAGTGAACCCCGGACGCAAGGGCAACGAGTCTCAATACGATGCCGAATACGGCGTGGGCTCACGACTTCAAAACCTCGCCAAACGCGTACCAGGAACCACCGTCCTTGCAGTCCACCACACCAACAAGGGCGAACACTCCGACTTCCTCAACAGCGTCTCAGGCACCCAAGGTGTCACCGGCGCGTGTGATGCCGTCCTAGTCCTCAACCGCGCCCGCAAATCAGATGACGCCGTGCTCTCAATCACGGGGCGGGACATCGAGCATGAGACCGAGTACGCGATTACTTCGGAGGCCGGGAAGTGGGTACTAAAGGGTGGCAGTCTCGCAGAAGCCGAAGACGCAGCGCAAGAAGTCAAAGCCGACCAGGTGGAAGCGGCATCACGGGCACGCTACGGCGACCAGACACAGGCCATTCTCCGCGCCGTCAACGACGTTGGACCCGGTGAGACGATCACAGCGAAAGACGTCGCCGAAGACTTAGGGATCGGCAACGACATGGCCGGTAAGTATCTGCGTCGCTTGATGAAAGACGGCCGTATTGCCAAGGCGGGAAGAGGTACCTATAAACCGCTGTCCGAAGTGTCCGAAGTGTCCGATTCCCAGGTCACAGGGCTAAAAGACTCACTTTTCGATTCGGACAATTCGGACATGTCCGAAACGGACTCACCACCGATTAGCAGCCTGACCAGCCATTAG